Proteins encoded in a region of the Suricata suricatta isolate VVHF042 chromosome 10, meerkat_22Aug2017_6uvM2_HiC, whole genome shotgun sequence genome:
- the ADM2 gene encoding protein ADM2, whose amino-acid sequence MAQPLPATFGCISLLCLLLPGTLSRGLGGSQQPAPPREPLARTLSSGLKPGHPAVQPVVWKLPQTLQPQRSTNRAPAMGQPLQGGTRRHLGPHRSRAQLLRVGCVLGTCQVHNLSHRLWQLVGSAGPRDSAPVDPSSPHSYG is encoded by the exons atgGCCCAGCCCCTGCCGGCCACCTTCGGTTGCATCAGCCTCCTCTGCCTGCTGCTCCCAGGCACACTGTCCCGAGGCCTGGGCGGAAGCCAACAGCCAGCCCCACCCAG GGAGCCCCTAGCCCGGACCCTTTCCAGTGGCCTGAAGCCTGGACACCCTGCAGTTCAGCCTGTGGTCTGGAAGCTACCCCAGACCCTCCAGCCACAGAGAAGCACCAACCGAGCCCCCGCCATGGGTCAGCCTCTCCAGGGTGGTACCCGCCGACACCTGGGCCCCCACAGGTCCCGAGCCCAGCTCCTGCGggtgggctgtgtgctgggcaccTGCCAGGTGCACAACCTCAGCCACCGCCTCTGGCAGCTGGTTGGGTCAGCGGGCCCACGGGACTCAGCCCCCGTGGACCCCAGCAGCCCCCACAGTTACGGCTGA